The sequence below is a genomic window from Ornithobacterium rhinotracheale.
TTGGCTCGTCAATTCGCACAGCTACGATTTCCTTTCGTGGCACCATGCATTCGCGCACTTTTATTTCAGAAAACTCAAGGGCATTGTGAAATATCTGAACTTCTGTATCAATCTCTTCTTCCGAGGCTTCCACTAGTTGTTCTGATATAAAATACTTTAATTCCTCTTTCAGAAATATCTCATCTTCAGTTTGTTTCTGCCCTACAATCTTTAAAAATAAATCCGAAAGCCACATAATAAATGTCGTAATTGGTGTAAAGATAATATAAATCAACCATGCTGGAACGACAAAGGTCTTGAATAATTTATTGGGATAAATACTAAAGATGGCTTTGGGTAGAAATTCGGCCGTTGCCAAAATCACGACTGTAGAAATCAAGGTCTGAATCAAAACATCAATTGTAGGGGAATACGAAGGCAAATAGCTCACGATAAGCTGCCCCATGAAAATCCCATAAATAACAAGTGAAATGTTATTGCCCACAAGCATCGTGGCAATGAATTTTTTAGGATTTTCTGCCAAATACAGCATTTTTCTAGAAATCCAATTTTCCTTTTTTGCCTCGAGCTCAAGCTGCATACGGCTAAGCGAAATAAAGGCTATCTCGGTACCCGAGAAAAATGCAGAAGCTAATATAGCAATAATGATTATGGGTATAGTAGCACTCATGTATTAATCCTGAATTTCTTTGGTTTTAGGTTCCAAAGGTAAGATATTTTTGTCTATCACTTGTCTCGAAACTGGGGATTGTGTGGTTTTTTTTTGATTTTTCTGATCGGCATTGATTTCCCCATGGTTTTTGAAAAAAGTAAATTGTTTAAAATCTTCACTCCCCTCCAGTCCATTTTCAGAGATAATTCTAGTGCCATCGGCACGTGCAATGGTTACGGTGTCGTGGGTGTAGATTTTTCTATTTTGGCTATCCCAGAAAATCTTTTGTGTTTTGAGTGTATCTCCATCGTTATTGATCATCACAACATTCCCTTTGCCTTCATAGAATTTGGTTTTTTGCTGAATTTTAGCCCAATCTGCTCTTAAAAAATTTGGCTCTAATTTTTGGTTATAAAAAGTTAAATCCAAACCTTTTCGCATAAGGGTGTATGGAGAATCTATCAAGGTATATTCCTCGATTAGCGGGGTTTTTAAATCCAGTCGCACCACGCCCGAATCCTTATGAATTACATGTGCATTGATGGTGGTTCTATCTGCAAAATTTCGATTGATTTTCCCCAAATCATCGGTTTTAGATTCTTCACAAGAGAAAAAAAGCAAAGCAGCCCCTATGCATAGGGCTGCTTTTTTGTGTGATTTAAAGGACAATTCGAGTTGTCTCATAAATTTTTGTAAGTATTAGCGAACAACTGTGCTTGCTCCTCCGAAACATGAAACAGAAACCCTGTCTCCTTTTTTCTTACCTTGCTGGAAAGACATCTCTAAACTTGGACCGTGAGCGTTGTAGCTACTTGCCATTTTCTTAGCTCTACCACAAGATCTACTATCCACCGCACATGCTTTGTTTGCAAAGTCTGCAGCCACCCAGTAAGCAGTAAGTTTCTGGTAAGTGCTACTACCACAACTGTTGGCATTTGATCCAAAGATTGATGCGATTAATTCATATGGAGCACCATAACCTGGCTTGTAGCTTGCTGCTTTTTTAGCCCAGTTTACAGCATTGCCTAAATTGCCTGTTTTGCTATAACTTACAGCAATGTAGTAAGCAATATCTCCTTTTTTGCTGCCTGAAGCATCGTTAAGTGCATCTTGGAACTTGCTAATTGCAGTTTTATAATCTTTTCTAGAGAATGCTCTTGCCCCTTCAGCATAAGCTGAACCTGGTCCTGCACCCGCTTTAGCTTGAGGAGAAGCCGTTTCTGTGGCTTGTGGATTTTTAAGTTTCCACAAGTATGCATATTGCTTGTCTAGGGCATCCATGATTGGTGTATCGTAACATTCTTTTGAAGCCAATTCTTGGTATGAACTGATAATCCAATCCATGTCTTCTTTTTTAGCTTCAAATTCTTTCACATACATTGGTGCAATATTATCACAAGTGGTGTATTGAGATAAGATTCCTTCCATAGAGTCTTGGATTTCAAGGAAACTATCTTTTGCTGCTTGTGCATTTGCCATTGTTTGCTCCTCTGCTTTAGTCAGCTTTTTATTTGGATCTACCGTTTGTAAACTATCTAATTTCTCTGCAAGCTTACCATACTCAACTGAGCGTAGTTCGATGTTTTTCTCGGTTACTTCTTTTGTTTTGAAGTAAACTTTCAAAGCTTCGTCAAATTGAAGTTCTCCTTCGTTTAACAACTCAAGTGCTGTGGTAAAGTAATTCAAAACTGTAGAGGTTGATAATTTTTCAGCGTTTTCAGAGGCGTTAAATAAGTTTTTATACTCCTCGTAAATCTCTTTTTTTGGCTTTAAATTATTTGTCAATTCATAGTTGATGATTTCTCCTTTCCAATAAGCTGGCTTATCATTTGGAAAAGCAGCAATTCTTTTCTGCAATAAGTTAACTATTTCTTGTGCGTATTTTTGTCTTTCGGCGTCACTAGCAGCGTTTTGTGCCAATTCATCTAAAATAGTTTCACCAAAAATATAATAATTCACTTTTTTTCCAGGGCATTTCTCCAAAGCCTCTTGCAAAACAGGATATGCTTCAGTGTAGCCTTTCTTCTGCACTAATTGGTTTAGTTTAATTTCATAAGCATCACAGTTCTGAGCCTGCACTCCCTGCAAACCAAAGAAAAGCACTGCGGCACTTATTGATAATAATTTTTTCATTTTCATATCTTTTTTTGGTTAATATTACTAGTTGTATTTTCTTCTTTGGAACCAATTGTCGTTAAGCGTAAAGCTTAATTTCACATTGGCAAAATTTTCTTTTATTAAATTATTTTTAGTTGTTCCTTGTTGTCCAAGTTGCACGCCAATGTTGATTTCAGACGGATCCGACGCCTTCCCGACTGGTAAGCCTATCCCAAAAGCCATACCATATTTTTCGATATCAGTGCCATTTATGCTGATTGGAGTCTTTTCATAAAAGGCTCCTGCACGGTAAGTTGTGCGTGCAAAATAGTTTTTATAGCTATTGATGTTAGGGATAACATAACCTCCCAAAACGGCTTTAAATCTATTGTTTAGCTTTAAATTATCAAAGCGAAGCTCGTATTTAGACATTTGAGTCCAATCCACTTGCGCTGCAATGTTCCAGCGGAAATCTTCTCCCAAACTCACGCCAAAACCTATGTTTTGAGGAACCTTTACTTTCGCATCACTTTTTTGTTCAAATACGATTTGCTTATCGTATTGGCTTCCCGTTGGCGAAATTCCATAATTTTGAATGCTGTATTCCTGCTCTGAGTTCAATTCGTTGCCGATGGTGTAGTTTAAACCTATGCTAAATCTCTTGGTTTCACGAAATCTTTTTGTGTAAAAAGCACCTCCCGTAAAGGAAAAACCTGTAATTCTATTTCGATTTTCAACCTCTGTTAAAAGCAAATTCCCTTGGTTTCCGTGGATTTCTGTTTTATTCAAATTTCCAAACAGATATCCTGCTTTTACACCTACTGCAAAGTTTTGATTTATGTTATAGGAGGTAAAGATCTGCAGACTATTGATGTCGCCATCTCCATTGAATGCATTGTAACTGTTTTTCCCCACAACCTTATTGTCATACCCCAACGAGTAAAGCGGCTGAAAAGCAACTCCTCCTCGGAACTTAGCCCCCATAGGGAATGCTAAACTCAATTGAGACATGTAAGCCGTACTGCGTTGAGCCTTACCTGCACCATCATCAAATTCCGAAGCATTAAGGGTGCCTTCGAAATTAAAACTAGTGTAGTTTAGATTAATGTTCGCCGCAGGGTTCATAAAATTCGCCTGCGAGCCATAAGTGGAAAGATAAGAAGAGTACACTCCGCCCATTCCAAAAGTTGCCGCATTATTGCTCTGTCTATTCTCTCCCATTCCAAATGAAGAGTATGGCGAAACAGCTGTTTTCTGTGCCATCGTAGGCACTACACCTGCTGCCAATAATACAGCATATAATATACTTTTTGTTTTAATCATTCAGCGCTTGAATATGAATTAATAATCTCTGCAAAGATGATAATTAATCGCTTAAATTAAAAATAGAATATGCCCTAAGTCTGTTAAATTCTCTAAAAAAACTCCGCAAAGTGAGCGTTTTACAGGAAAAACAAATCGTTTTCACTTAGTTTTAATCCCGAAAAAACTTTTTTATCAAGGCAAAAGGTTTCGAATTTCAAATTAATATTTAATACTTTTGCACTTTAAAATTCAGGTATGAAAATAATCTCTTATAATGTAAATGGAATCCGTGCCGCCATCAAAAAAGGCTTTATTGAGTGGCTTTCTCAAACGAATCCCGATGTGATTTGCCTTCAAGAAGTTAAGGCACTCGAGGAGCAAGTGGATTTAGAGGAAGTCAAGAAAATGGGATATCAAGTATTTTGGAACGCGGCTGACAAAAAAGGCTATAGTGGCGTGGCGATTTTTTCTAAAATCCCACCAAAAAGTGTTGAAAGCGACACTGGAGTGGCTCATCTTGATGGCGAGGGACGCGTAATCCGTGCGGATTTCGAAGACTTTTCTGTAATTTCGCTGTATTTGCCAAGTGGCACTAATATCGACAGGTTGGATTTCAAACTTCAGTTTTGTGATGAGTTTTCTAATTACATTCACGATTTAGAAAAAAAATATAACAAATTGATTATTTGTGGCGATTACAACATCTGTCATGAGGCGATTGATATTCACGACCCCGTTCGCTTGAAAAATGTTTCTGGATTCTTGCCCGTTGAACGCGAATGGATGACGCATTACATGAATTACTGCAACCTAGTAGATGCTTTTCGTGAATTTAACGACCAGCCGGGGCAATATACTTGGTGGAGCTACCGCGCCAATGCTAAACAAAACAACAAGGGCTGGAGAATTGATTACCACATGGTAACAGAAAATTTAAAATCTAAACTTAAACGCAGCGTAATTTTACCAGAGATAAATTTTTCAGACCACTGCCCCATTTTACTAGAAGTAGAATAAAAAGCACAAAAAAAGGGAATTTTCAGAAAATTCCCTTTTTTTTATATTTCAGCAATATCGATTTTTTATGGATTTGTGTACGAAACTTCAATTTTCAAGTTTGCATTATTCAAAATCACTCGATACGGATTATAAATATTGTTGCTGGCATTATAAGCCGAAGGCATAAAAAATACTTGACCCGCTGGTGCTGGATAATCACCAAGCATTAAACGTAAATCATCTTTAGGCTCTCCTTTTTCTACAATATTTTTCAAGAATTGAGTAATTCTTAATTTATACTCATTTTTGCCTTTGTCATACGCATGACTAATTGCTCTAAATGGGAAAACTGCATAGTCTGCCAAAACTTTTTTCTGCGTATCATTGTACAGATATAGGTACTGCGGCAATGGAAGGCTTCCTTGTGCCACCAAGTTAGGAGAAAATGTAATAACAGCATCTGTAATCGCGATATGTTCTTTGTTAAATTTTTTGCGAAGTGCCTCGATTTGTTGCCCATCTAGAGACAATCTCACACTATTCCCTCCCATGCCTGAAAGGAACAATTTCCCTGGAGATAATGCAGCCCCTGCATTAGACACCTGAATCTGACTTACAGCATAATACCCCATATCATTAATGTTTTGAGAGCCCATTATGAATTCATAAGAAGCACTCAAACGCTTAGGATTTGAACGCACTGTACACCCTTCCTCATCATCATCTATATTGTTATTATTTTGATCTTTAAACCTAGGATTATCATAACTAAAGAACATCAAAACTTTCGCCTTGGCAGGATCAAAATTAAATATAAATCCATTATCGCTATCTGTACTAATTTTTATACCATTCATTACATTATTTAAGAAAGTAATTTGATCCGAACCATTATTCGGCTGCTTTACAAATAATGTTTCCAAAGTGTTTTCTAGCCCATCTAGCCTCACTCTATAAGACGGAATACTTTCTGAGGAAACTTCTTTTGCTAATTTGTATTTACTATTTTCTCGTGGCGAAACAATGGTTTTTCTTATCCAAGCCGTATTATCAATGGTTTTCTGCCCTAAAAGAGCTCCCGTTGCAAATCCTTTATCAGACATTAAAGATTGCTTAATCGTTCCCATATTCTCGGTCACCAGATGCACTTGCAAGTTTATTTTCTCATTTGTATTCCCGTAGAGAGAATCCACCTTAAACTTAACTGAACGATGATAGGTATAAGCCGTATCTTTCACCGAGCAACCCCCATCTACCTTATTTAAAGTATAAGTTGTATTTACCAATTTCTCGCGCACGGCAAGCGTATCTTTTTTAGCAAAAGCCGCTATGGGTAGCACGAGAACAACCGAATCCACTTTAGCATTCTGACCAAAAGTAGGATTCAATGCACTTAAACGCAATTGGCTGTAAAAAGAAGCCTGCGTTTTCCCAAAAATGGGCTCACTATACACCCCTATGCTTGCTCCGCTCACACTTTCTTGCACAGTCCCTCTACTACCTCTTGGGATTTGAAAAATCACTTGAGAAATGGTTTTTCCAGATGCCACGGGCTCTGGCGATAGATTGGCAGCAGAAAGTGAAACTTCTGTGCTTTGAGTTTGGATTGTGCTGCTAGACAAGATATTTGCCCCCACAGGATTATCTCCTTGCTCACAGCTCTCAAATATGAAGAACCCAGCCAACAAAAAAGCGAATTCTTTAAGTTTTAAAAATTTATTTTTCATGTATTTATTCTTCGTCTTCTTTACCCTCAATGATTTCGGCATACAGCTCTCTGATCGGCAATTCTCTATCAAAGGTCTTAAAGAGTTTTTTGACAGATTGGATATACTCTTCCACCTCCTCTGGAATCACCTCATCGCCCTGAATTACAAGATCTGAGTGATCAATTCCGAGTTTCAAAAGATTATTAAAGTTTGGGGTTTCTAAATGCTTATATGCTTTTTTAGCAATTTTATCAAAAGCAACTTTATCCACAACATCGCTACTCAATTCCCCGCTGAATGGATTATCAAAAACTGAATACACCATCTTCACATCTTTAAAGAAAGCATCGTCTGAATAATATTTCTTTAAATAAAGTGGCAAGAAAGAAGACATCCAGCCTTGTGCATGAATGATGTCTGGCTTCCAATTCAATTTTTTTACCGTTTCTAAGATCCCTTTGGTAAAGAAAATCGCTCTCTCGTCGTTATTCTCAAAGAAATCACCCGTTTCCTCGTCTGCATAAATCCCTTTGTGTTTAAAATAATCATCGTTATCGATGAAGTACACTTGCATTTTTTCATTTGGAAGCGATGCCACTTTGATGATTAATGGCTGGTCTAAATCATTGATAATAATGTTCATCCCAGAAAGGCGAATCACCTCGTGCAATTGATGTCTCCGCTCATTGATTACCCCAAATTTTGGCATAAAAATCCTAACATCATTCCCCTCTTGGTTTGCCATCTTTGGCAATTCCAAGGCTGCGTTGGACAAAGTGTTTTCTGGAGTATAAGGGTTTAGCTCTGTAGAAACGTATAAAATGCGCATAATTTTGTGTTTTTTATTTCCTTAAAAAATATTTCACAGGAGAATATATGCAAAAATACAAATTTTCATTGAAATTTAAGTTTATAAATGTAGCTTTGCCCGATTTTAATAAAGTTTTAAACTTTTAACATGAGAAAAATCTACACCACTCAGGAGATGAAAAACTGGGTAGAAAGCCAGCGAAAGCAAAATAAAAGCATTGGCTTTGTTCCCACAATGGGTGCGCTACACGCGGGGCATCTTTCCCTCATCAAGCAATGCAAAGCAGATAACGATGTTTGTGTAGCTTCGGTTTTCGTAAACCCTACGCAATTCAACAATCCAGAAGATTTAGAAAAATACCCAAGGCACCCAGAAAAAGACGCCGAACTACTCGAGCATGCGAATTGCGATGCGGTGTTTTTTCCTACGGTAGAGGACATTTATCCCGAAGGCGAAAAATCAGAATCTTTTGATTTTAATGGGCTTGAAAATCAAATGGAGGGCAAGTTCCGTCCGGGGCATTTTGATGGCGTAGGCACCATCGTGAATAAATTTTTTGAAATCATTCAGCCCAATTGTGCTTATTTTGGCGAAAAAGATTTTCAGCAATTGCGCATCATTCAAACAATGGTCGAGAAGAAAGGGCACCACATCGAAATCGTGCCAATGCCTATCTTTAGAGAAGACGACGGACTGGCGATGAGCTCTCGTAATCAGCGATTAAGTCCTGAATTTAGAAATGCTTCGCCCAAGATTTACGAGATATTAAAAAAAGTAAATTCGCTTAAAAACGAGTTTTCGCCCCAAGAGGTAAAACAAAGGGTAGAAGAACTCTTTGCTCAAACGGATTTGGAATTGGAATATTTTGCAATCTGCGATGAAGAAACGCTTCACGAAATCAGCACTTGGAACGATAGTGAAAACATTCGTGCTTTTGTGGCGGTATACGCAGGAGACATCCGTTTAATCGACAATTTAAAAATCGATTAAATTCAATTTTAACCATGAAAAAGCGTGTTTCTTTTAATTTGGAAACACTCTTTATTTTTATTTAAAACCGAAAAAACATTCAAAATATCGATTTTCAATTATTTATAAATCTAAAATCATCCCTCACTGCAAATGCTCTTAAATAAATAAGTGCATAATAATTATTTGATTTATCTTTGCACCCATGTTACTTAATATGTTTAAATCTAAAATCCACCGCGTTACTGTAACGGGAGCGGAGCTCAACTACATCGGGAGCATCACGATAGACCAAAATTTGGTAGATGCAGCTAACATGTTGGAGGGCGAAAAAGTACAAATTGTAAACATAAACAACGGCGAACGCCTTGAGACTTATATCATTTGTGGCGAGCGTGGCTCCGGCGAAATCGTACTGAATGGTCCTGCAGCAAGAAAGGTGCAAAAAGGCGATCAAGTCATCATTATCGCTTATGCGCAAATGACTGAAGAGGAGGCTAGAAACTTTCAACCCACGGTGATTTTCCCTAACGAAAAAACGAATTTACTGAAATAATTTTTTCATGAGCAAACGGCTAAAAACTACGCTCACGCTTTTGGTATCTATTCTTTTGGCGATTGCTCTGATTGCTTATTCGCTCTCGGGAATAGATTTTGACCAAACGATGGATTCGCTACGCCAGGCAAATTATTTCTGGATTGGGGTTTCGGTTGTATTGGGCATTATGGCGTATTGGTTCCGCAGCCAGCGTTGGCGTTTGCTCTTAGCACCGATGGGCTACCAAGTGAGTGCCAAACGCTCGTTTATAGCCGTGTGTATGAATTATTTTTGGAATCTCTTAATTCCACGCTCGGGCGAAATTGCGCGCTGCACCTCGCTCTACGCACTGGATAAGACCCCTGTGGACAAGTCTTTTGGCACCGTGATTAGTGAGCGCTTAATCGATATGCTCTGCCTGCTTTTCATTGCCTTTATGGCACTTGTTACCAACATTGATTTAATCCAAAAACTCATCAGCGAGGTGCTCCTCACGCGTAACCAAACTGGCGAGGCTGGGAGCAACACCCGTTTATACCTGCTAGGGGGAGCGCTCTTGCTCATCGTGCTAGTGCTTTTTATTTTCAGAAAAAAGATTAAAACCCTTAGCTTCTACCCTAAAATTAGACAATTCGTCTACGGCATTCAGCAGGGGTTAAAGAGCATTTTTCAGCTGAAAAGAAAGGGGGAATTTATCCTTTACACGCTTTTAATTTGGGTCTCCTACTTCTTTATGACTTATGTGGTAGTCTTTGCCCTGCCCGAAACCGAACATTTGGGCATTGCTGATGGGTTCTATCTCTTGCTTGTAGGCGGCATCGGCATGGTGATTCCTGCTAGTGGCGGTATTGGAGCCTACCACTCTGCAATGCGACTAGGATTCATCGTATTAGGCTTTTCTAAAGAAGTAGGGGTAACATTTGCTTTCTTAGTGCATACACCACATACTTTAATCGCACTAGGATTAGGTTTAATTTCTTTTGTATTAGCTTATTTTGATAAGAAAAGGGCTCAGTCTTAAAACTTCAGGCACCTATTAATAATAGAAAAAAAGCTAGATTTAATATCTTTGCAGAAATCTCATTTATTTTGACGCAAGAAAAAGCATTAGACATATTAAAATCTGGGCGAAATGTTTTCCTTACAGGTTCTGCTGGTACAGGAAAGACTTATACCCTCAACAAATATATCGAATATTTAAAATCTCATAAAATCCCTGTCGCCATCACGGCAAGCACGGGAATTGCTGCCACACACCTCAATGGGATGACGGTGCATTCCTGGAGTGGAATCGGCATTAAAAGCCACATAGAAACTGCCCACCTGCAAAAATTGAAGGAACGAAAGTACATGAGGGACAAAATGAAAGATGTGCGTGTACTCATCATAGATGAAATTTCTATGTTGCACAAGAATCAACTTAACGCCATAAACGATGTTTTACAGTACTTCAAAGGCAATCCCTTACCATTTGGAGGTATTCAGATAGTGTTTTCAGGCGACTTTTTTCAGCTGCCACCAATTGGAGAAGAATGGGAAGAAGCCAGAGATAAATTCTGCTTCATGTCCACCGCTTGGGTAGATGCCAAGCCTTTTATTTGCTACTTAACCAAACAACATCGCCAAAGTAACAATCCACTCAATCAATTGCTCAACGAAATGCGTGCTGGCGAGGTGAGCCCTTTATCTTATGACATAGTAAATGAAAAGATACAAGAAACGATGTATTCCGACATCAATCGTTTTCCACAACTTTATACACACAATGCTGATGTAGATAAAATCAATCAACAAAAATTAAAATTGATTGATACGCCACCAGAGAAATTCACCGCTACTGCAAAAGGAAATAGATCACTGATTGAAATCATGAAAAATAACATTTTGGCTCCTTTTGAATTTGAACTAAAGAAAGAAGCTGAAGTGATGTTTGTGAAAAATAATTTTGAAAAGAAATTTTTCAACGGAACACTAGGTGTAGTTAAAGATTTTTCTGAAGATGGATACCCTATTGTAGAAACCAAAGATGGAAACTTGATTGTAGCGGAACCAGAAGAATGGAAAATAGAGGACGAAAACGGGAAAACTTTAGCCTCCATCACCCAAATTCCTCTGCGTTTGGCATGGGCAATCACTGTGCACAAAAGTCAGGGCATGACATTGGATGAGGCTTGCATAGATTTGCGCAAAACTTTTGAAAAAGGGCAAGGCTATGTCGCACTATCTCGATTGAGAGACCTAGAAGGGCTCACGCTGCTAGGCGTGAACGAAGTAGCTATGCAGCTCGACGAATTGGCATTCAAAGCAGATAAACGCTTTCTAGAACTCTCGGACTGGGCAGACGACACCTTCTCTACCGAAGATTTAAAACGAGAGCACATTCCTTTTATTGTAAAATGTGGCGGACAAATTGAACCTGTAAAAGTGTTAAGCCAAACTGAAACCAAAGAAAAAGGCAAAAAAAGCACTCTCATAATTACCAAAGAAATGCTCGAAGAAGGCATGTCTCCCGAAGAAATAGCAAAAAAAAGAGACCTTACAGAATCTACTATTTACGGGCATTTGAATAAATTAAAAACACAATTTCCAGAATTAAATTTCTCCTCCTACATTGCATGCGATCCGCACATTGTAGATCGTGTGCGCAACCTCGTTGATAATTTAAATTTTGAAGATGGCGAAATAAGATTAAAACCTATTTACGACACACTGAAAGAAGAAATCCCCTATTCCGAAATACGAAAAGCTTTACTTTTAGTCTAAAAAAAATATGAATTTAAAGGAATTTCCCGTTGGGTATTTAAGCTTAATGCTAGCCACGAGCTATCTATACCAAGCATATGCCCGCCCCAAGTTTTATCCTCCAGAGGAATTAAATTACATTTTTATTGCACTCTGTGCAATTGCATTTCTAGGTGCCTTTCTCATGGCTTTTACACGCTACAAAGAAGAGCCGATGGCACACAAAATGCAAATCATAGGTTTAAACCCGTAGTGCATTATCGAAT
It includes:
- the panD gene encoding aspartate 1-decarboxylase, with product MLLNMFKSKIHRVTVTGAELNYIGSITIDQNLVDAANMLEGEKVQIVNINNGERLETYIICGERGSGEIVLNGPAARKVQKGDQVIIIAYAQMTEEEARNFQPTVIFPNEKTNLLK
- the lptC gene encoding LPS export ABC transporter periplasmic protein LptC, whose amino-acid sequence is MRQLELSFKSHKKAALCIGAALLFFSCEESKTDDLGKINRNFADRTTINAHVIHKDSGVVRLDLKTPLIEEYTLIDSPYTLMRKGLDLTFYNQKLEPNFLRADWAKIQQKTKFYEGKGNVVMINNDGDTLKTQKIFWDSQNRKIYTHDTVTIARADGTRIISENGLEGSEDFKQFTFFKNHGEINADQKNQKKTTQSPVSRQVIDKNILPLEPKTKEIQD
- a CDS encoding helix-turn-helix domain-containing protein — protein: MTQEKALDILKSGRNVFLTGSAGTGKTYTLNKYIEYLKSHKIPVAITASTGIAATHLNGMTVHSWSGIGIKSHIETAHLQKLKERKYMRDKMKDVRVLIIDEISMLHKNQLNAINDVLQYFKGNPLPFGGIQIVFSGDFFQLPPIGEEWEEARDKFCFMSTAWVDAKPFICYLTKQHRQSNNPLNQLLNEMRAGEVSPLSYDIVNEKIQETMYSDINRFPQLYTHNADVDKINQQKLKLIDTPPEKFTATAKGNRSLIEIMKNNILAPFEFELKKEAEVMFVKNNFEKKFFNGTLGVVKDFSEDGYPIVETKDGNLIVAEPEEWKIEDENGKTLASITQIPLRLAWAITVHKSQGMTLDEACIDLRKTFEKGQGYVALSRLRDLEGLTLLGVNEVAMQLDELAFKADKRFLELSDWADDTFSTEDLKREHIPFIVKCGGQIEPVKVLSQTETKEKGKKSTLIITKEMLEEGMSPEEIAKKRDLTESTIYGHLNKLKTQFPELNFSSYIACDPHIVDRVRNLVDNLNFEDGEIRLKPIYDTLKEEIPYSEIRKALLLV
- a CDS encoding exodeoxyribonuclease III, with product MKIISYNVNGIRAAIKKGFIEWLSQTNPDVICLQEVKALEEQVDLEEVKKMGYQVFWNAADKKGYSGVAIFSKIPPKSVESDTGVAHLDGEGRVIRADFEDFSVISLYLPSGTNIDRLDFKLQFCDEFSNYIHDLEKKYNKLIICGDYNICHEAIDIHDPVRLKNVSGFLPVEREWMTHYMNYCNLVDAFREFNDQPGQYTWWSYRANAKQNNKGWRIDYHMVTENLKSKLKRSVILPEINFSDHCPILLEVE
- a CDS encoding hemolysin family protein, which codes for MSATIPIIIIAILASAFFSGTEIAFISLSRMQLELEAKKENWISRKMLYLAENPKKFIATMLVGNNISLVIYGIFMGQLIVSYLPSYSPTIDVLIQTLISTVVILATAEFLPKAIFSIYPNKLFKTFVVPAWLIYIIFTPITTFIMWLSDLFLKIVGQKQTEDEIFLKEELKYFISEQLVEASEEEIDTEVQIFHNALEFSEIKVRECMVPRKEIVAVRIDEPIEEVRKKFIETGFSKIIVYQENIDNIIGYIHSFDLFKKPKNIRTTMLPVDFVNETSLAKDVMDDLIKKRKSVAIVLDEYGGTAGMLTVEDVVEELFGEIEDEHDKVKLIEKQINEHEYLFSARVEIDHLNQEYGWDLPESDAYETLGGLAVSVLEKIPEIGETFVVDNKYKFEITKGNDTKIEEIKITLIED
- a CDS encoding lysylphosphatidylglycerol synthase transmembrane domain-containing protein translates to MSKRLKTTLTLLVSILLAIALIAYSLSGIDFDQTMDSLRQANYFWIGVSVVLGIMAYWFRSQRWRLLLAPMGYQVSAKRSFIAVCMNYFWNLLIPRSGEIARCTSLYALDKTPVDKSFGTVISERLIDMLCLLFIAFMALVTNIDLIQKLISEVLLTRNQTGEAGSNTRLYLLGGALLLIVLVLFIFRKKIKTLSFYPKIRQFVYGIQQGLKSIFQLKRKGEFILYTLLIWVSYFFMTYVVVFALPETEHLGIADGFYLLLVGGIGMVIPASGGIGAYHSAMRLGFIVLGFSKEVGVTFAFLVHTPHTLIALGLGLISFVLAYFDKKRAQS
- a CDS encoding DUF4270 family protein, encoding MKNKFLKLKEFAFLLAGFFIFESCEQGDNPVGANILSSSTIQTQSTEVSLSAANLSPEPVASGKTISQVIFQIPRGSRGTVQESVSGASIGVYSEPIFGKTQASFYSQLRLSALNPTFGQNAKVDSVVLVLPIAAFAKKDTLAVREKLVNTTYTLNKVDGGCSVKDTAYTYHRSVKFKVDSLYGNTNEKINLQVHLVTENMGTIKQSLMSDKGFATGALLGQKTIDNTAWIRKTIVSPRENSKYKLAKEVSSESIPSYRVRLDGLENTLETLFVKQPNNGSDQITFLNNVMNGIKISTDSDNGFIFNFDPAKAKVLMFFSYDNPRFKDQNNNNIDDDEEGCTVRSNPKRLSASYEFIMGSQNINDMGYYAVSQIQVSNAGAALSPGKLFLSGMGGNSVRLSLDGQQIEALRKKFNKEHIAITDAVITFSPNLVAQGSLPLPQYLYLYNDTQKKVLADYAVFPFRAISHAYDKGKNEYKLRITQFLKNIVEKGEPKDDLRLMLGDYPAPAGQVFFMPSAYNASNNIYNPYRVILNNANLKIEVSYTNP
- the panC gene encoding pantoate--beta-alanine ligase, with the translated sequence MRKIYTTQEMKNWVESQRKQNKSIGFVPTMGALHAGHLSLIKQCKADNDVCVASVFVNPTQFNNPEDLEKYPRHPEKDAELLEHANCDAVFFPTVEDIYPEGEKSESFDFNGLENQMEGKFRPGHFDGVGTIVNKFFEIIQPNCAYFGEKDFQQLRIIQTMVEKKGHHIEIVPMPIFREDDGLAMSSRNQRLSPEFRNASPKIYEILKKVNSLKNEFSPQEVKQRVEELFAQTDLELEYFAICDEETLHEISTWNDSENIRAFVAVYAGDIRLIDNLKID
- a CDS encoding glycogen/starch synthase, coding for MRILYVSTELNPYTPENTLSNAALELPKMANQEGNDVRIFMPKFGVINERRHQLHEVIRLSGMNIIINDLDQPLIIKVASLPNEKMQVYFIDNDDYFKHKGIYADEETGDFFENNDERAIFFTKGILETVKKLNWKPDIIHAQGWMSSFLPLYLKKYYSDDAFFKDVKMVYSVFDNPFSGELSSDVVDKVAFDKIAKKAYKHLETPNFNNLLKLGIDHSDLVIQGDEVIPEEVEEYIQSVKKLFKTFDRELPIRELYAEIIEGKEDEE